The following proteins are co-located in the Xiphophorus maculatus strain JP 163 A chromosome 24, X_maculatus-5.0-male, whole genome shotgun sequence genome:
- the LOC102234132 gene encoding NADH-ubiquinone oxidoreductase 75 kDa subunit, mitochondrial-like — translation MLRLPAVGRALAGAAKGSLAPSNPVRCAVRAASNMVEVFVDGKPVEVEPGTTVLQACEKAGIQIPRFCYHERLSVAGNCRMCLVEIEKAPKPVAACAMPVMKGWNILTNSEKTHKAREGVMEFLLANHPLDCPICDQGGECDLQDQSMQFGSDRSRFTEGKRAVEDKNIGPLIKTIMTRCIQCTRCVRFASEIAGVEDLGTTGRGNELQIGTYVEKMFMSELSGNIIDVCPVGALTSKPYAFTARPWETRKTESIDVLDSVGCNIVVSTRGGEVMRVMPRLHEDINEEWISDKTRFAYDGLKRQRLTQPMVKDNSGQLTPTTWEDALTRVAGALQSVQGSEVAAIVGGMADAEALVSLKDLLNRLDSESLCTEEVFPMAGAGTDLRSNYLLNSRIAGIEECDLLLLVGTNPRYEAPLFNARIRKSWLHNELRVALVGHQVDLTYTYEHLGEESSVLKELANGTHPFSQVLAAATHPAVVVGSSALQREDGAAILSAVSTIAQTARASSGVEDGWKVLNVLHRVASQVAALDLGYKAGVDTIRKNPPKVLFLLGADAGCITRADLPKDCLIIYQGHHGDVGAPMADIILPGAAYTEKNGTYVNTEGRSQHTKLAVTPPGMARDDWKIIRAVSELAGVTLPYDSLEEVRSRLAEVSPNLVRYDDVEEANYFKQANELSKTVSQDLIAAPLVPPQVTAKDFYMTDSISRASQTMAKCVKALTEGAAAVDEPSVC, via the exons ATGTTGCGACTGCCAGCAGTTGGTCGAGCTCTAGCCGGGGCTGCAAAGGGCAGCCTGGCTCCTTCCAATCCCG TGCGCTGTGCTGTGCGCGCTGCCAGCAACATGGTGGAAGTGTTTGTGGATGGGAAACCAGTAGAGGTGGAGCCTGGGACCACAGTCCTGCAA GCTTGTGAGAAAGCAGGAATTCAGATCCCGAGGTTCTGCTACCACGAGCGTCTCTCGGTTGCAGGAAACTGCCGGATGTGTCTTGTGGAGATTGAGAAAGCCCCAAAG CCAGTGGCAGCCTGTGCCATGCCCGTCATGAAAGGTTGGAATATCCTCACAAACTCGGAAAAGACACACAAAGCCAG AGAGGGTGTGATGGAGTTCCTGCTGGCAAACCACCCACTGGACTGCCCCATTTGTGATCAGGGTGGAGAGTGTGACCTGCAG gACCAGTCCATGCAGTTCGGCTCAGACCGCAGCCGTTTCACAGAAGGAAAGAGAGCAGTGGAGGACAAAAACATCGGACCGCTCATCAAGACCATCATGACCCGCTGCATCCAGTGCACACGCTGCGTCCG TTTTGCCAGCGAGATCGCCGGAGTGGAAGACCTAGGAACGACAGGAAGAGGAAACGAGCTGCAGATCGGGACATATGTGGAGAAGATGTTCATGTCAGAACTGTCTGGGAACATCATAGACGTCTGTCCTGTCGGGGCGCTGACCTCCAAACCCTACGCTTTCACCGCCAGACCCTGGGAGACGAG GAAAACTGAGTCGATTGACGTGTTGGACTCTGTGGGCTGCAACATCGTGGTGAGCACAAGAGGAGGTGAGGTGATGAGGGTGATGCCCAGGCTGCATGAAGACATTAATGAAGAATGGATCTCTGATAAAACCAG GTTTGCTTACGATGGGCTGAAGAGGCAGAGGCTGACCCAACCAATGGTGAAGGACAATTCAGGTCAGCTGACACCAACCACCTGGGAGGATGCTCTCACTCGTGTTGCAGGAGCT CTCCAGAGCGTTCAGGGCAGCGAGGTCGCGGCCATCGTAGGAGGGATGGCAGATGCCGAAGCTCTGGTTTCCCTCAAAGATCTCCTCAACAGACTCGACTCTGAGAGCCTCTGCACCGAGGAGGTCTTCCCCATGGCAGGAGCAGG CACCGACTTGCGCTCCAATTACCTGTTGAACTCCCGCATCGCCGGCATCGAAGAGTGTGATCTCCTGCTGCTTGTGGGAACAAACCCTCGCTATGAGGCCCCGCTGTTCAATGCCAGAATCCGCAAGAG CTGGCTTCACAATGAGCTGCGCGTTGCCTTGGTGGGCCACCAGGTTGATCTGACTTATACATATGAGCACCTGGGAGAGGAGAGTTCAGTCTTGAAGGAGCTGGCAAATGGCACGCATCCGTTCAGTCAG GTCCTCGCAGCTGCAACACATCCGGCTGTGGTTGTGGGAAGCAGTGCACTGCAGAGAGAAGACGGTGCTGCGATACTGAGCGCCGTCTCCACCATCGCTCAGACCGCCAGGGCCAGCAGCGGGGTGGAGGACGGCTGGAAGGTCCTCAACGTCCTGCACAG AGTGGCCAGTCAGGTGGCTGCCTTAGATCTAGGCTACAAGGCCGGTGTTGACACAATCAGGAAAAATCCACCTAAAGTCCTGTTCCTGCTCGGAGCTGATGCCGGCTGCATCACCAGAGCCGACCTGCCGAAGGACTGCCTCATCATCTACCAGG GCCATCATGGGGATGTGGGAGCTCCTATGGCAGACATCATCCTACCTGGTGCTGCGTACACGGAGAAAAACGGTACCTATGTCAACACTGAGGGCCGCAGCCAGCACACCAAGCTGGCTGTCACTCCCCCTGGCATGGCCAGAGACGACTGGAAAATTATCAGAGCTGTATCTGAG TTAGCAGGTGTGACGCTGCCCTATGACTCACTGGAAGAGGTCCGATCCAGGCTGGCAGAGGTCTCTCCCAACCTGGTCCGTTATGATGATGTAGAGGAGGCGAACTACTTCAAACAGGCCAATGAACTCTCAAAG ACTGTAAGTCAGGACCTCATTGCAGCTCCTCTGGTGCCACCTCAGGTCACCGCTAAGGACTTCTACATGACCG ACTCCATCAGCAGAGCTTCCCAAACTATGGCCAAGTGTGTCAAAGCTCTCACAGAGGGAGCCGCTGCGGTCGACGAGCCATCCGTCTGCTGA
- the LOC102237470 gene encoding ras-related and estrogen-regulated growth inhibitor-like isoform X1 encodes MVPVKLLILGAQNTGKTALCVRFITKRFIGEYDHKTEVTYRCSRTVDQETVDLEILDLPCKNSVASIESSIRWADGFLLLYSITQRSSFLEIPRLKTLIDKTKQSLVFPTVLVANKADLEVGRKVTTEEGQRLAKDLGFCILMFVQLLFRNVTFQFVSLLIFFMCLMCRCGFRELSVAEAVLSVEAVIFQLIRLTLDQQRPLPDRRSYMLTVRHALTRKLTRSKTMQW; translated from the exons ATGGTTCCTGTTAAACTCCTCATTCTGGGAGCTCAGAACACTGGAAAAACAG CACTGTGTGTTCGGTTTATAACGAAGCGTTTTATTGGCGAATATGACCATAAGACGG AGGTGACATACAGATGTAGTCGGACAGTGGACCAGGAAACTGTTGATCTGGAGATCTTGGATTTACCTTGTAAG AACTCTGTGGCTTCTATTGAGTCCTCCATTCGCTGGGCTGATGGTTTCCTACTGCTCTACTCTATCACTCAGCGCTCCAGCTTCCTGGAAATCCCTCGACTTAAAACGCTCATCGACAAAACCAAGCAAAGTCTCG TTTTTCCTACAGTGCTGGTAGCCAATAAGGCAGATCTGGAAGTCGGCAGGAAGGTGACAACAGAGGAGGGACAGAGACTCGCCAAAGATTTAGGGTTTTGTATACTTATGTTTGTACAACTGCTCTttagaaatgtaacatttcaatTTGTTTCCCTGCTGATTTTCTTTATGTGTCTCATGTGCAGATGTGGCTTCAGAGAGCTGTCAGTAGCTGAGGCAGTTTTATCAGTGGAAGCAGTAATTTTCCAACTCATCAG GCTGACGTTGGATCAGCAGCGCCCCCTACCTGACAGGCGCTCCTACATGCTGACAGTCCGCCATGCTTTGACCAGGAAGCTGACGCGCTCAAAGACAATGCAGTGGTGA
- the LOC102237470 gene encoding ras-related and estrogen-regulated growth inhibitor-like isoform X2, with the protein MVPVKLLILGAQNTGKTALCVRFITKRFIGEYDHKTEVTYRCSRTVDQETVDLEILDLPCKNSVASIESSIRWADGFLLLYSITQRSSFLEIPRLKTLIDKTKQSLVLVANKADLEVGRKVTTEEGQRLAKDLGFCILMFVQLLFRNVTFQFVSLLIFFMCLMCRCGFRELSVAEAVLSVEAVIFQLIRLTLDQQRPLPDRRSYMLTVRHALTRKLTRSKTMQW; encoded by the exons ATGGTTCCTGTTAAACTCCTCATTCTGGGAGCTCAGAACACTGGAAAAACAG CACTGTGTGTTCGGTTTATAACGAAGCGTTTTATTGGCGAATATGACCATAAGACGG AGGTGACATACAGATGTAGTCGGACAGTGGACCAGGAAACTGTTGATCTGGAGATCTTGGATTTACCTTGTAAG AACTCTGTGGCTTCTATTGAGTCCTCCATTCGCTGGGCTGATGGTTTCCTACTGCTCTACTCTATCACTCAGCGCTCCAGCTTCCTGGAAATCCCTCGACTTAAAACGCTCATCGACAAAACCAAGCAAAGTCTCG TGCTGGTAGCCAATAAGGCAGATCTGGAAGTCGGCAGGAAGGTGACAACAGAGGAGGGACAGAGACTCGCCAAAGATTTAGGGTTTTGTATACTTATGTTTGTACAACTGCTCTttagaaatgtaacatttcaatTTGTTTCCCTGCTGATTTTCTTTATGTGTCTCATGTGCAGATGTGGCTTCAGAGAGCTGTCAGTAGCTGAGGCAGTTTTATCAGTGGAAGCAGTAATTTTCCAACTCATCAG GCTGACGTTGGATCAGCAGCGCCCCCTACCTGACAGGCGCTCCTACATGCTGACAGTCCGCCATGCTTTGACCAGGAAGCTGACGCGCTCAAAGACAATGCAGTGGTGA
- the LOC102237470 gene encoding ras-related and estrogen-regulated growth inhibitor-like isoform X6, whose product MVPVKLLILGAQNTGKTALCVRFITKRFIGEYDHKTEVTYRCSRTVDQETVDLEILDLPCKNSVASIESSIRWADGFLLLYSITQRSSFLEIPRLKTLIDKTKQSLVLVANKADLEVGRKVTTEEGQRLAKDLGCGFRELSVAEAVLSVEAVIFQLIRLTLDQQRPLPDRRSYMLTVRHALTRKLTRSKTMQW is encoded by the exons ATGGTTCCTGTTAAACTCCTCATTCTGGGAGCTCAGAACACTGGAAAAACAG CACTGTGTGTTCGGTTTATAACGAAGCGTTTTATTGGCGAATATGACCATAAGACGG AGGTGACATACAGATGTAGTCGGACAGTGGACCAGGAAACTGTTGATCTGGAGATCTTGGATTTACCTTGTAAG AACTCTGTGGCTTCTATTGAGTCCTCCATTCGCTGGGCTGATGGTTTCCTACTGCTCTACTCTATCACTCAGCGCTCCAGCTTCCTGGAAATCCCTCGACTTAAAACGCTCATCGACAAAACCAAGCAAAGTCTCG TGCTGGTAGCCAATAAGGCAGATCTGGAAGTCGGCAGGAAGGTGACAACAGAGGAGGGACAGAGACTCGCCAAAGATTTAGG ATGTGGCTTCAGAGAGCTGTCAGTAGCTGAGGCAGTTTTATCAGTGGAAGCAGTAATTTTCCAACTCATCAG GCTGACGTTGGATCAGCAGCGCCCCCTACCTGACAGGCGCTCCTACATGCTGACAGTCCGCCATGCTTTGACCAGGAAGCTGACGCGCTCAAAGACAATGCAGTGGTGA
- the LOC102237470 gene encoding ras-related and estrogen-regulated growth inhibitor-like isoform X9, whose translation MVPVKLLILGAQNTGKTALCVRFITKRFIGEYDHKTEVTYRCSRTVDQETVDLEILDLPCKNSVASIESSIRWADGFLLLYSITQRSSFLEIPRLKTLIDKTKQSLVLVANKADLEVGRKVTTEEGQRLAKDLGCGFRELSVAEAVLSVEAVIFQLISLPWRCSYVVSCATG comes from the exons ATGGTTCCTGTTAAACTCCTCATTCTGGGAGCTCAGAACACTGGAAAAACAG CACTGTGTGTTCGGTTTATAACGAAGCGTTTTATTGGCGAATATGACCATAAGACGG AGGTGACATACAGATGTAGTCGGACAGTGGACCAGGAAACTGTTGATCTGGAGATCTTGGATTTACCTTGTAAG AACTCTGTGGCTTCTATTGAGTCCTCCATTCGCTGGGCTGATGGTTTCCTACTGCTCTACTCTATCACTCAGCGCTCCAGCTTCCTGGAAATCCCTCGACTTAAAACGCTCATCGACAAAACCAAGCAAAGTCTCG TGCTGGTAGCCAATAAGGCAGATCTGGAAGTCGGCAGGAAGGTGACAACAGAGGAGGGACAGAGACTCGCCAAAGATTTAGG ATGTGGCTTCAGAGAGCTGTCAGTAGCTGAGGCAGTTTTATCAGTGGAAGCAGTAATTTTCCAACTCATCAG CCTCCCCTGGCGTTGCTCCTATGTTGTTTCATGTGCGACAGGCTGA
- the unc50 gene encoding protein unc-50 homolog translates to MLPTTSPQSNGDPSSRDAARHTAGAKRYKYLRRLLYFRQMDFEFAMWQMLYLFTSPQRVYRNFHYRKQTKDQWARDDPAFLVLLSIWLCVSTIGFGLVLDMGVVETLKLLLWVVFVDCIGVGLLISTLMWFISNKYLLKQPSRNFDVEWGYAFDVHLNAFYPLLVILHFLQLFFINHLVVINSDWFLGYFVGNTLWLIAIGYYLYITFLGYNALPFLSNTVVLLYPFALLGLLYFLSIFLGWNFTWGLCWFYKYRVQ, encoded by the exons ATGCTGCCGACTACCTCGCCACAAAGTAACGGCGACCCCAGCTCCAGGGATGCTGCCCGTCACACAGCAGGTGCCAAGCGCTACAAATACCTACGGCGACTGCTCTATTTCAGACAGATGGACTTTGAGTTCGCCATGTGGCAGATGCTTTACCTGTTCACATCGCCACAGAGGGTCTACCGCAACTTCCACTACAGGAAACAGACAAAGGACCAGTGGGCAAGGGATGATCCCGCATTTCTGGTCCTTCTCAGCATCTGGCTGTGTG tatcAACGATCGGTTTTGGTCTTGTTCTGGACATGGGAGTCGTGGAGACTTtgaagctgctgctgtgggTGGTCTTTGTCGACTGCATAGGTGTTGGTCTGCTCATATCAACCCTTATGTG GTTTATCAGCAACAAATATCTGCTGAAACAACCCAGCAGAAACTTTGACGTCGAGTGGGGTTACGCATTTGATGTTCATCTAAATGCTTTCTACCCACTTCTAGTCATTCTGcattttttgcagcttttctttatCAACC atcttGTGGTAATAAACTCAGACTGGTTCCTGGGTTACTTTGTTGGGAACACTCTGTGGCTTATCGCCATCGGTTACTATCTCTACATCACCTTCTTGGGCTACAACG CTCTACCTTTCCTGTCGAACACTGTGGTGCTCCTCTACCCCTTCGCTCTGCTCGGCCTCCTGTACTTCCTCTCTATATTTCTGGGCTGGAACTTCACATGGGGTCTCTGCTGGTTTTATAAGTACCGAGTCCAGTAG
- the LOC102237470 gene encoding ras-related and estrogen-regulated growth inhibitor-like isoform X7 → MVPVKLLILGAQNTGKTALCVRFITKRFIGEYDHKTEVTYRCSRTVDQETVDLEILDLPCKNSVASIESSIRWADGFLLLYSITQRSSFLEIPRLKTLIDKTKQSLVFPTVLVANKADLEVGRKVTTEEGQRLAKDLGCGFRELSVAEAVLSVEAVIFQLISLPWRCSYVVSCATG, encoded by the exons ATGGTTCCTGTTAAACTCCTCATTCTGGGAGCTCAGAACACTGGAAAAACAG CACTGTGTGTTCGGTTTATAACGAAGCGTTTTATTGGCGAATATGACCATAAGACGG AGGTGACATACAGATGTAGTCGGACAGTGGACCAGGAAACTGTTGATCTGGAGATCTTGGATTTACCTTGTAAG AACTCTGTGGCTTCTATTGAGTCCTCCATTCGCTGGGCTGATGGTTTCCTACTGCTCTACTCTATCACTCAGCGCTCCAGCTTCCTGGAAATCCCTCGACTTAAAACGCTCATCGACAAAACCAAGCAAAGTCTCG TTTTTCCTACAGTGCTGGTAGCCAATAAGGCAGATCTGGAAGTCGGCAGGAAGGTGACAACAGAGGAGGGACAGAGACTCGCCAAAGATTTAGG ATGTGGCTTCAGAGAGCTGTCAGTAGCTGAGGCAGTTTTATCAGTGGAAGCAGTAATTTTCCAACTCATCAG CCTCCCCTGGCGTTGCTCCTATGTTGTTTCATGTGCGACAGGCTGA
- the LOC102237470 gene encoding ras-related and estrogen-regulated growth inhibitor-like isoform X4, with product MVPVKLLILGAQNTGKTALCVRFITKRFIGEYDHKTEVTYRCSRTVDQETVDLEILDLPCKRSSFLEIPRLKTLIDKTKQSLVFPTVLVANKADLEVGRKVTTEEGQRLAKDLGFCILMFVQLLFRNVTFQFVSLLIFFMCLMCRCGFRELSVAEAVLSVEAVIFQLIRLTLDQQRPLPDRRSYMLTVRHALTRKLTRSKTMQW from the exons ATGGTTCCTGTTAAACTCCTCATTCTGGGAGCTCAGAACACTGGAAAAACAG CACTGTGTGTTCGGTTTATAACGAAGCGTTTTATTGGCGAATATGACCATAAGACGG AGGTGACATACAGATGTAGTCGGACAGTGGACCAGGAAACTGTTGATCTGGAGATCTTGGATTTACCTTGTAAG CGCTCCAGCTTCCTGGAAATCCCTCGACTTAAAACGCTCATCGACAAAACCAAGCAAAGTCTCG TTTTTCCTACAGTGCTGGTAGCCAATAAGGCAGATCTGGAAGTCGGCAGGAAGGTGACAACAGAGGAGGGACAGAGACTCGCCAAAGATTTAGGGTTTTGTATACTTATGTTTGTACAACTGCTCTttagaaatgtaacatttcaatTTGTTTCCCTGCTGATTTTCTTTATGTGTCTCATGTGCAGATGTGGCTTCAGAGAGCTGTCAGTAGCTGAGGCAGTTTTATCAGTGGAAGCAGTAATTTTCCAACTCATCAG GCTGACGTTGGATCAGCAGCGCCCCCTACCTGACAGGCGCTCCTACATGCTGACAGTCCGCCATGCTTTGACCAGGAAGCTGACGCGCTCAAAGACAATGCAGTGGTGA
- the LOC102237470 gene encoding ras-related and estrogen-regulated growth inhibitor-like isoform X5, whose product MVPVKLLILGAQNTGKTALCVRFITKRFIGEYDHKTEVTYRCSRTVDQETVDLEILDLPCKNSVASIESSIRWADGFLLLYSITQRSSFLEIPRLKTLIDKTKQSLVFPTVLVANKADLEVGRKVTTEEGQRLAKDLGCGFRELSVAEAVLSVEAVIFQLIRLTLDQQRPLPDRRSYMLTVRHALTRKLTRSKTMQW is encoded by the exons ATGGTTCCTGTTAAACTCCTCATTCTGGGAGCTCAGAACACTGGAAAAACAG CACTGTGTGTTCGGTTTATAACGAAGCGTTTTATTGGCGAATATGACCATAAGACGG AGGTGACATACAGATGTAGTCGGACAGTGGACCAGGAAACTGTTGATCTGGAGATCTTGGATTTACCTTGTAAG AACTCTGTGGCTTCTATTGAGTCCTCCATTCGCTGGGCTGATGGTTTCCTACTGCTCTACTCTATCACTCAGCGCTCCAGCTTCCTGGAAATCCCTCGACTTAAAACGCTCATCGACAAAACCAAGCAAAGTCTCG TTTTTCCTACAGTGCTGGTAGCCAATAAGGCAGATCTGGAAGTCGGCAGGAAGGTGACAACAGAGGAGGGACAGAGACTCGCCAAAGATTTAGG ATGTGGCTTCAGAGAGCTGTCAGTAGCTGAGGCAGTTTTATCAGTGGAAGCAGTAATTTTCCAACTCATCAG GCTGACGTTGGATCAGCAGCGCCCCCTACCTGACAGGCGCTCCTACATGCTGACAGTCCGCCATGCTTTGACCAGGAAGCTGACGCGCTCAAAGACAATGCAGTGGTGA
- the LOC102237470 gene encoding ras-related and estrogen-regulated growth inhibitor-like isoform X8, whose protein sequence is MVPVKLLILGAQNTGKTALCVRFITKRFIGEYDHKTEVTYRCSRTVDQETVDLEILDLPCKRSSFLEIPRLKTLIDKTKQSLVFPTVLVANKADLEVGRKVTTEEGQRLAKDLGCGFRELSVAEAVLSVEAVIFQLIRLTLDQQRPLPDRRSYMLTVRHALTRKLTRSKTMQW, encoded by the exons ATGGTTCCTGTTAAACTCCTCATTCTGGGAGCTCAGAACACTGGAAAAACAG CACTGTGTGTTCGGTTTATAACGAAGCGTTTTATTGGCGAATATGACCATAAGACGG AGGTGACATACAGATGTAGTCGGACAGTGGACCAGGAAACTGTTGATCTGGAGATCTTGGATTTACCTTGTAAG CGCTCCAGCTTCCTGGAAATCCCTCGACTTAAAACGCTCATCGACAAAACCAAGCAAAGTCTCG TTTTTCCTACAGTGCTGGTAGCCAATAAGGCAGATCTGGAAGTCGGCAGGAAGGTGACAACAGAGGAGGGACAGAGACTCGCCAAAGATTTAGG ATGTGGCTTCAGAGAGCTGTCAGTAGCTGAGGCAGTTTTATCAGTGGAAGCAGTAATTTTCCAACTCATCAG GCTGACGTTGGATCAGCAGCGCCCCCTACCTGACAGGCGCTCCTACATGCTGACAGTCCGCCATGCTTTGACCAGGAAGCTGACGCGCTCAAAGACAATGCAGTGGTGA
- the LOC102237470 gene encoding ras-related and estrogen-regulated growth inhibitor-like isoform X3 has protein sequence MVPVKLLILGAQNTGKTALCVRFITKRFIGEYDHKTEVTYRCSRTVDQETVDLEILDLPCKNSVASIESSIRWADGFLLLYSITQRSSFLEIPRLKTLIDKTKQSLVFPTVLVANKADLEVGRKVTTEEGQRLAKDLGFCILMFVQLLFRNVTFQFVSLLIFFMCLMCRCGFRELSVAEAVLSVEAVIFQLISLPWRCSYVVSCATG, from the exons ATGGTTCCTGTTAAACTCCTCATTCTGGGAGCTCAGAACACTGGAAAAACAG CACTGTGTGTTCGGTTTATAACGAAGCGTTTTATTGGCGAATATGACCATAAGACGG AGGTGACATACAGATGTAGTCGGACAGTGGACCAGGAAACTGTTGATCTGGAGATCTTGGATTTACCTTGTAAG AACTCTGTGGCTTCTATTGAGTCCTCCATTCGCTGGGCTGATGGTTTCCTACTGCTCTACTCTATCACTCAGCGCTCCAGCTTCCTGGAAATCCCTCGACTTAAAACGCTCATCGACAAAACCAAGCAAAGTCTCG TTTTTCCTACAGTGCTGGTAGCCAATAAGGCAGATCTGGAAGTCGGCAGGAAGGTGACAACAGAGGAGGGACAGAGACTCGCCAAAGATTTAGGGTTTTGTATACTTATGTTTGTACAACTGCTCTttagaaatgtaacatttcaatTTGTTTCCCTGCTGATTTTCTTTATGTGTCTCATGTGCAGATGTGGCTTCAGAGAGCTGTCAGTAGCTGAGGCAGTTTTATCAGTGGAAGCAGTAATTTTCCAACTCATCAG CCTCCCCTGGCGTTGCTCCTATGTTGTTTCATGTGCGACAGGCTGA